The Methanomassiliicoccales archaeon genome has a segment encoding these proteins:
- a CDS encoding HNH endonuclease translates to MERSETVCHFRLTGAESSYCLMKTKRMADPENSIPSLVFQGVDESRPILCGPELASVCPFRSGGPARSAKMTMVLCPHCGHRHRPDSNSRMICDAWASTKMTLKQMRAELPGLRKFYLNGTTQLPYGEDTTDLVRRVLWPRIKSSVLRRDKYICQDCGVNFERGRMKVFDPTLRHGKGGMRYESLEVHHIIPRSRGGSDHPGNLKTLCPSCHRHYTNELITDIAQEVRRDKQVNAIIAECRERTGNDWQDPTWEPRD, encoded by the coding sequence GATGAAGACCAAACGCATGGCCGACCCGGAGAACTCGATACCTTCACTGGTCTTTCAAGGCGTCGATGAGAGCAGGCCTATCCTCTGCGGTCCGGAATTGGCTTCCGTATGTCCTTTTCGTTCCGGTGGTCCAGCAAGATCCGCCAAGATGACCATGGTCCTATGCCCTCATTGTGGGCACAGACATCGGCCCGATTCCAACTCCAGGATGATCTGCGATGCTTGGGCCTCGACGAAGATGACACTCAAACAGATGCGGGCAGAGCTTCCCGGCCTGCGCAAGTTCTATCTTAATGGCACGACTCAGTTGCCCTACGGCGAGGATACCACCGACCTGGTCCGGCGGGTCCTTTGGCCTAGGATCAAGTCCTCCGTGCTGCGCCGGGACAAGTACATCTGTCAAGATTGCGGAGTCAATTTCGAGCGGGGCCGGATGAAGGTCTTTGATCCTACCCTCAGGCATGGCAAGGGGGGCATGCGGTACGAATCGCTCGAGGTCCACCACATCATTCCCCGTTCCCGGGGCGGTTCGGATCACCCGGGAAACCTGAAGACGCTCTGCCCCTCCTGCCATCGACATTACACAAACGAGCTTATCACCGATATCGCCCAGGAGGTCCGGCGGGACAAGCAGGTCAATGCCATCATCGCCGAGTGCCGAGAGCGGACCGGCAACGATTGGCAGGACCCGACCTGGGAGCCGCGAGATTGA